The Bacteroidota bacterium genome includes the window ATACAGAAAGTATATTAACTGACTTCACCAATGAATGGCTAGATTGTTAAATCAGGATATATTCGTGAATTGTTTTCTTTCTACTTCTAATAGAAGAATCATAAAGTCGGATGTTACAAGACATGCTGTGTACTTTTGGATCAAGCAAACTAACTAGCATGAATTGTATTAGTAAATACTATTGATTTGGGTTTTAGATGAATTTTACCGACTATTTTTTATCGCCTCATAAACCTACTAAATTGATTTTAAACTAACTTCCAAAATAATCGTCACTCAATGATTAAACTACATTCCTTTACCTTTAATCCTTTTCAGGAAAATACCTATGTATTAGCTGATGAAACCGGTGAATGCCTGATAATTGATCCGGGTTGCAGCAATACACAAGAACAATCCAAATTAACACTATTTATAACAGCGCAAAAATTGAAACCCGTAAAATTGCTGAATACACATTGTCATATTGATCACATTTTAGGGAATAAATTTATTGCTGATACCTATCAGTTAGAATTGGAAATGCATCAAAAGGACTTGCAAACATTGGCTGCAGGAAAAGTTTCAGCAGATATTTTTGGCATAACTTACGAGGAATCTCCGGCACCAACTAAGTTTTTAGAAGAGGACGATAAGATTAATTTTGGAAAGTCAATTCTGGATATAGTATTTACTCCCGGCCATTCAGCCGGAAGTATTTGTTTTATAAGCCAAGCAGATAAGTTGGTAATTGGAGGGGATG containing:
- a CDS encoding MBL fold metallo-hydrolase, coding for MIKLHSFTFNPFQENTYVLADETGECLIIDPGCSNTQEQSKLTLFITAQKLKPVKLLNTHCHIDHILGNKFIADTYQLELEMHQKDLQTLAAGKVSADIFGITYEESPAPTKFLEEDDKINFGKSILDIVFTPGHSAGSICFISQADKLVIGGDVLFYQGIGRTDLPGGNHQQLLDSIRTKLFTLPADFTVYPGHGPATTIGFEKENNPFLN